In Streptomyces sp. NBC_00448, the following are encoded in one genomic region:
- a CDS encoding diaminobutyrate--2-oxoglutarate transaminase family protein, which yields MAATSSVPGQLTAPDEDFGAGEAILRRQAQRESAARTYARSLPVVPVRARGMTIEGADGRRYLDCLSGAGTLALGHNHPVVLEAVRRVLDSGAPLHVLDLATPVKDDFTTALFETLPPALADHGRIQFCGPAGTDAVEAAIKLARIATGRTGLLAFSGAYHGMTAAALAATGDTDARATAEADARVTRLPYPYDYRCPFGTGGERGAELSARLTASLLDDPKGGVQQPAAMLLEPVQGEGGVIPAPDSWLRRMREITAARGIPLIADEVQTGVGRTGTFWAVERSGIVPDVMVLSKAIGGSLPLAVIVYREELDAWHPGAHAGTFRGNQLAMAAGTATIRYVARNALHERAEEIGSRILRRLRGLAAHHACIGDVRGRGLMIGVELVDTGAEPDDRGALPAAPRLAARVQQEALRRGLIIELGGRHSSVVRLLPPLTITDEQAEAVLDRLSDAIAAADVPDAGSRGGPIGGRAKGIDTLRTSEAQPAGTP from the coding sequence GTGGCGGCCACTTCGAGCGTGCCGGGACAACTTACGGCACCCGACGAAGACTTCGGTGCGGGGGAGGCGATCCTGCGCAGACAGGCACAGCGCGAGTCCGCGGCGCGCACGTACGCGCGGTCGCTGCCCGTGGTGCCGGTCCGCGCCCGCGGGATGACCATCGAGGGCGCCGACGGCCGTCGCTACCTGGACTGCCTGTCAGGCGCGGGCACGCTGGCGCTCGGCCACAACCACCCGGTGGTCCTGGAGGCGGTCAGGCGGGTGCTGGACTCCGGCGCGCCCCTGCACGTCCTGGACCTCGCCACGCCCGTGAAGGACGACTTCACCACCGCCCTGTTCGAGACGCTGCCACCGGCGCTCGCCGACCACGGCCGCATCCAGTTCTGCGGCCCGGCCGGCACCGACGCGGTCGAGGCGGCCATCAAGCTCGCCCGGATCGCCACCGGCCGGACCGGCCTGCTCGCCTTCTCCGGCGCGTACCACGGCATGACCGCGGCAGCCCTCGCGGCCACCGGCGACACCGACGCGCGAGCCACCGCCGAGGCGGACGCGCGCGTCACCCGGCTGCCGTATCCGTACGACTACCGCTGCCCGTTCGGGACCGGGGGCGAGCGCGGTGCCGAGCTGTCCGCGCGGCTGACGGCCAGTCTGCTCGACGACCCCAAGGGCGGCGTGCAGCAGCCCGCGGCGATGCTGCTGGAGCCCGTCCAGGGCGAGGGCGGTGTCATCCCGGCCCCGGACTCCTGGCTGCGCCGGATGCGGGAGATCACCGCGGCCCGCGGCATCCCGCTGATCGCCGACGAGGTGCAGACCGGAGTCGGCCGCACCGGTACGTTCTGGGCGGTCGAGCGAAGCGGCATCGTGCCCGACGTGATGGTGCTGTCCAAAGCCATCGGCGGCAGCCTGCCGCTCGCGGTGATCGTCTACCGCGAGGAACTGGACGCCTGGCATCCAGGTGCCCATGCCGGCACCTTCCGCGGGAACCAACTCGCCATGGCCGCGGGCACCGCCACGATCCGCTACGTGGCGCGGAACGCGCTGCACGAGCGGGCCGAGGAGATCGGGTCCCGCATCCTGCGCCGGCTGCGCGGCCTGGCCGCCCACCACGCCTGCATCGGCGACGTGCGTGGCCGCGGCCTGATGATCGGCGTCGAACTTGTCGACACCGGCGCCGAGCCCGACGACCGCGGGGCGCTGCCCGCCGCGCCGCGTCTCGCCGCCCGCGTCCAGCAGGAGGCCCTGCGGCGCGGTCTGATCATCGAACTGGGTGGTCGGCACTCCAGCGTCGTACGGCTGCTGCCACCGCTGACGATCACCGACGAGCAGGCCGAAGCCGTACTGGACCGGCTCTCCGACGCCATCGCCGCCGCCGACGTGCCCGACGCCGGCAGCCGTGGCGGCCCCATCGGCGGGCGGGCCAAGGGGATCGACACCCTGCGCACGAGCGAGGCACAGCCGGCGGGCACCCCGTGA
- the miaA gene encoding tRNA (adenosine(37)-N6)-dimethylallyltransferase MiaA, with protein sequence MNKRVIAVVGPTAAGKSDLGVALARELGGEVINADSMQLYRGMDIGTAKLTDEERGGVPHHLLDIWDVTEAANVADYQRLARGEIDRLLAEDKVPILVGGSGLYVRAALDDLRFPGTDPAVRARLEAELDMRGPGALHARLAAVDAEAARAILPSNGRRIVRALEVVEITGQPFTANLPGPESVYDTVQIGVAVPRPELDERIALRVDRMWKAGLVAEVRALEAAGLREGRTASRALGYQQVLAWFAGDCTEEHAHAETVRATKRFARRQDSWFRRDPRVHWLTTQGTELAGQALALARDTPRSGHSLIT encoded by the coding sequence GTGAACAAGCGCGTGATCGCCGTCGTCGGGCCCACCGCGGCCGGCAAGTCCGATCTGGGCGTCGCCCTGGCACGGGAGTTGGGCGGCGAGGTGATCAACGCCGACTCCATGCAGCTCTACCGGGGCATGGACATCGGCACCGCCAAACTCACCGACGAGGAGCGGGGCGGCGTGCCGCACCACCTGCTCGACATCTGGGACGTCACGGAAGCCGCCAACGTCGCCGACTACCAGCGACTGGCCCGTGGGGAGATCGACCGGTTGCTCGCCGAGGACAAGGTGCCGATCCTGGTCGGCGGCTCCGGGCTCTACGTCCGCGCGGCCCTCGACGACCTCCGCTTCCCGGGTACCGATCCCGCCGTCCGCGCCCGTCTGGAGGCCGAACTCGACATGCGGGGGCCGGGTGCCCTGCACGCCCGGCTGGCCGCCGTGGACGCCGAGGCCGCTCGGGCGATCCTGCCGAGCAACGGCCGCCGGATCGTGCGCGCGCTGGAGGTGGTCGAGATCACCGGGCAGCCCTTCACCGCGAACCTGCCCGGCCCCGAGTCCGTCTACGACACCGTGCAGATCGGGGTCGCCGTCCCGCGGCCCGAGCTCGACGAGCGGATCGCGCTGCGCGTGGACCGGATGTGGAAGGCCGGACTCGTCGCGGAGGTGCGCGCCTTGGAGGCGGCCGGGCTGCGCGAGGGCCGTACGGCGTCGCGCGCGCTGGGCTACCAGCAGGTGCTCGCCTGGTTCGCCGGCGACTGCACCGAGGAGCACGCGCACGCCGAGACCGTACGCGCCACCAAGCGCTTCGCCCGGCGTCAGGACTCGTGGTTCCGGCGCGACCCGCGTGTGCACTGGCTCACCACCCAGGGAACGGAACTCGCCGGGCAGGCGCTGGCGTTGGCGCGGGATACTCCAAGAAGCGGTCACAGCCTGATCACGTGA
- a CDS encoding RelA/SpoT family protein, translating into MSADNAVNAESAENAADVVRRGLRRIDLRRIDLRRLGRVALLGSNGHSRGRLPGAIEHLIKVHRTRHPEAGREEVETLRRAYVLAESSHRGQTRKSGEPYITHPLAVTLILAELGAETTTLTASLLHDTVEDTEVTLDQVRRGFGEEVSYLVDGVTKLEKVDYGAAAEPETFRKMLVATGNDVRVMSIKLADRLHNMRTLGVMRPEKQARIAKVTRDVLIPLAERLGVQALKSELEDLVFAILHPEEHAGTRTMIEAAGARPDPLSVVADDLRGVLRDAGIAAEVGIRPRHTVSVHRLMLKRGVTELGGCDFGRLLVLVDEDADCYAVLGELHTCFTPVIAEFKDFIAAPKFNLYQSLHTAVADRHGRIAEVLVRTKRMHRVAEAGVIALGDPYAAEAAQGPEAPGASGDGWADPDPTQPGWLARLLEWQRAAPDPDTFWTALRDDLAQDREITVFTSQDGDRSGTLRLPAGASCVDAAYAVHGEAGHACVGARVNGRLAPLGTRLRDGDALQLLMDDTAASAREPEGPDPEWLEHATTPAARIAITGWLALHPTATGGARPAAAPAARPLPAVDSTPDTDPVAVTDLPGAAVRLARCCTPVPPDRVTGFVIRGGTVAVHRAGCPAGSRMAAAGRTAVPVRWRDGTSAGNFRATVLAEALSRPRLLADLTEVIAAQGIGIVSAAVEPPQEHRVRHTYTVELPAPEALAGLMRAMKSVPGVYDVYRAQPAVAAVRN; encoded by the coding sequence ATGAGCGCAGACAACGCGGTGAACGCGGAGAGTGCGGAGAACGCCGCCGATGTCGTCCGGCGCGGGCTGCGCCGGATCGATCTGCGCCGGATCGACCTCCGTCGTCTGGGCCGGGTGGCGCTCCTGGGGAGCAACGGCCACAGCAGGGGCCGCCTGCCCGGTGCCATCGAGCATCTGATCAAGGTCCACCGCACCCGCCATCCCGAGGCCGGCCGCGAAGAGGTCGAGACCCTGCGCCGCGCCTATGTGCTCGCCGAGTCCTCGCACCGGGGGCAGACCCGCAAGAGCGGCGAGCCGTACATCACCCACCCGCTCGCGGTCACCCTCATCCTCGCCGAACTCGGCGCCGAGACCACCACATTGACCGCCTCGCTGCTCCACGACACCGTCGAGGACACCGAGGTGACGCTCGATCAGGTCCGGCGGGGTTTCGGCGAGGAGGTCAGCTATCTCGTCGACGGCGTCACCAAGCTGGAGAAGGTCGACTACGGTGCCGCCGCCGAACCCGAGACCTTCCGCAAGATGCTCGTCGCGACCGGCAACGACGTGCGGGTGATGTCGATCAAACTCGCCGACCGGCTGCACAACATGCGCACCCTCGGGGTGATGCGGCCCGAGAAGCAGGCCCGGATCGCCAAGGTCACCCGCGACGTGCTCATCCCGCTCGCCGAACGACTCGGCGTGCAGGCGCTCAAGAGCGAACTGGAGGACCTGGTCTTCGCCATCCTCCACCCCGAGGAGCACGCCGGCACCCGCACGATGATCGAAGCGGCCGGGGCGCGGCCCGACCCCCTTTCCGTCGTCGCCGACGACCTGCGCGGTGTGCTGCGTGACGCGGGCATCGCCGCCGAGGTCGGCATCCGCCCCCGCCACACCGTGTCCGTGCACCGCCTGATGCTCAAGCGCGGCGTGACCGAACTGGGCGGCTGCGACTTCGGCCGCCTGCTCGTCCTCGTGGACGAGGACGCCGACTGCTACGCCGTGCTGGGCGAGCTCCATACCTGTTTCACCCCCGTCATCGCCGAGTTCAAGGACTTCATCGCCGCTCCCAAGTTCAACCTCTACCAATCGCTGCACACCGCCGTCGCCGACCGGCACGGCCGGATCGCCGAGGTGCTGGTGCGCACCAAGCGGATGCATCGTGTCGCCGAGGCCGGTGTGATCGCCCTCGGCGACCCCTACGCGGCCGAGGCCGCGCAGGGCCCGGAGGCGCCAGGCGCCTCCGGGGACGGCTGGGCGGACCCCGACCCCACCCAGCCGGGCTGGCTCGCCCGGCTGCTGGAGTGGCAGCGCGCCGCCCCGGACCCGGACACCTTCTGGACGGCGCTGCGCGACGACCTCGCCCAGGACCGCGAGATCACCGTCTTCACCAGCCAGGACGGAGACCGCTCCGGCACTCTCCGGCTGCCCGCGGGCGCGAGCTGCGTGGACGCCGCCTACGCCGTCCACGGCGAGGCCGGCCACGCCTGCGTCGGCGCGCGGGTCAACGGCAGGCTGGCGCCGCTCGGCACCCGCCTGCGCGACGGCGACGCTCTCCAGCTCCTGATGGACGACACCGCCGCGTCGGCGCGCGAGCCCGAAGGCCCCGACCCCGAATGGCTGGAGCACGCGACCACTCCGGCCGCCCGGATCGCCATCACCGGCTGGCTGGCGCTGCACCCGACCGCGACCGGCGGGGCCCGGCCGGCCGCCGCGCCCGCCGCCCGTCCGCTGCCAGCGGTCGACAGCACGCCGGACACCGACCCGGTGGCCGTCACCGACCTGCCCGGCGCCGCGGTGCGGCTGGCGCGCTGCTGTACGCCGGTGCCGCCGGACCGCGTGACCGGGTTCGTGATCCGCGGCGGGACCGTCGCGGTGCACCGGGCCGGGTGTCCGGCCGGCTCCCGTATGGCGGCGGCCGGGCGGACCGCCGTGCCCGTCCGATGGCGTGACGGCACCTCCGCCGGGAACTTCCGCGCCACCGTCCTGGCCGAAGCGCTCAGCCGGCCGAGACTGCTCGCCGACCTCACCGAGGTGATCGCCGCCCAGGGGATCGGCATCGTCTCCGCGGCCGTGGAGCCGCCGCAGGAGCATCGGGTCCGGCACACCTACACCGTGGAACTGCCCGCGCCCGAAGCTCTCGCCGGGCTGATGCGGGCCATGAAGTCGGTGCCGGGCGTGTACGACGTCTACCGCGCCCAGCCTGCTGTCGCTGCTGTTCGTAACTGA
- the dapF gene encoding diaminopimelate epimerase, with protein MTDARSADAPIAFLKGHGTENDFVIVPDPDGRLELSAGDVARLCDRRAGIGADGLLRVVRSAAHPEAAALAAEAEWFMDYRNSDGSIAEMCGNGVRVFARYLQRTGRAGAGDLDIATRAGVRHVHIGKDGVDGTPGDVTVTMGPAELPGGAVNVGVDGRTWPAVHVSMGNPHAVAFVDDLDDAGDLLRAPAVSPGSAYPNGTNVEFVVDRGPAHVAMRVHERGSGETRSCGTGACAVMVAAARRDGLDPTATGQPVTYTVDVPGGRLVITERADGEIEMTGPAVILAEGTVDPAWLAGPGR; from the coding sequence GTGACTGACGCGCGCTCCGCCGACGCCCCCATCGCCTTCCTCAAGGGCCACGGCACCGAGAACGACTTCGTGATCGTCCCCGACCCGGACGGCCGGCTCGAACTGTCGGCGGGCGACGTGGCGCGGCTGTGCGACCGGCGGGCGGGCATCGGCGCCGACGGTCTGCTCAGGGTCGTGCGCTCCGCCGCTCATCCGGAGGCGGCCGCGCTCGCCGCCGAGGCCGAGTGGTTCATGGACTACCGCAACAGCGACGGCAGCATCGCCGAGATGTGCGGCAACGGCGTGCGGGTCTTCGCCCGCTATCTCCAGCGGACCGGACGCGCCGGCGCCGGGGACCTGGACATCGCCACCCGTGCCGGAGTGCGGCATGTCCACATCGGCAAGGACGGCGTGGACGGCACACCGGGCGACGTCACCGTCACGATGGGGCCCGCCGAACTGCCCGGCGGCGCCGTCAACGTCGGTGTCGACGGCCGCACCTGGCCCGCCGTACACGTCAGCATGGGGAACCCGCACGCGGTGGCCTTCGTCGACGACCTGGACGACGCCGGCGACCTGCTGCGTGCACCCGCCGTCAGCCCTGGTTCGGCCTATCCGAACGGCACCAACGTCGAGTTCGTGGTCGACCGCGGCCCCGCCCATGTCGCCATGCGGGTGCACGAGCGCGGCTCGGGAGAGACCCGCTCCTGCGGCACCGGCGCGTGCGCGGTGATGGTCGCCGCCGCCCGCAGGGACGGTCTGGACCCCACTGCCACCGGCCAACCGGTCACCTACACCGTCGATGTGCCCGGCGGCCGTCTGGTGATCACCGAGCGCGCCGACGGCGAGATCGAGATGACCGGTCCCGCCGTCATCCTCGCCGAGGGCACCGTCGACCCAGCCTGGCTCGCCGGCCCCGGGCGCTGA
- the hflX gene encoding GTPase HflX, which produces MTSNASSSSSNNRQRLPESLRADALMEEDAAWSHEIDEDRDGDQFDRSDRASLRRVVGLSTELEDVTEVEYRQLRLERVVLVGVWTSGTVDDADNSLAELAALAETAGAIVLDGVVQRRDKPDPATYIGSGKAQELRDIVVETGADTVVCDGELSPGQLIHLEDVVKVKVVDRTALILDIFAQHAKSREGKAQVSLAQMQYMLPRLRGWGQSLSRQMGGGGSGSSGGGMATRGPGETKIETDRRRIREKMAKMRREIAEMKTGRDLKRQERRRHKVPSVAIAGYTNAGKSSLLNRLTGAGVLVENALFATLDPTVRRAETPSGRLYTLADTVGFVRHLPHHLVEAFRSTMEEVGDADLIVHVVDGSHPVPEEQLAAVREVFRDVGALQVPEIVVVNKADAADPLVLQRLLRAEKHAIAVSARSGQGIDELLEIIDDALPRPQVEIEALVPYTHGGLVSRAHANGEVLSEEHTGEGTLLRVRVHEDLAAELAPFTLAAQH; this is translated from the coding sequence ATGACCTCCAACGCTTCCTCCTCTTCTTCGAACAACCGCCAGCGCCTCCCGGAGAGCCTTCGGGCCGACGCCCTGATGGAAGAGGACGCGGCCTGGAGCCACGAGATCGACGAGGATCGGGACGGCGACCAGTTCGACCGCTCCGACCGCGCGTCTCTGCGCCGGGTCGTCGGACTCTCCACCGAGCTGGAGGACGTCACCGAGGTCGAGTACCGGCAGCTCCGTCTGGAGCGCGTGGTGCTCGTCGGGGTGTGGACCTCCGGCACCGTCGACGACGCCGACAACTCGCTGGCCGAGCTCGCCGCCCTCGCCGAGACCGCGGGCGCCATCGTGCTGGACGGCGTGGTCCAGCGCCGCGACAAGCCGGACCCGGCCACGTACATCGGCTCCGGCAAGGCGCAGGAGCTGCGGGACATCGTCGTCGAGACCGGCGCCGACACCGTGGTCTGCGACGGTGAGCTGAGCCCCGGCCAGCTGATCCACCTCGAGGACGTCGTCAAGGTCAAGGTGGTCGACCGCACCGCGCTGATCCTGGACATCTTCGCCCAGCACGCCAAGTCCCGTGAGGGCAAGGCGCAGGTCTCGCTCGCGCAGATGCAGTACATGCTGCCGAGGCTGCGCGGCTGGGGCCAGTCGCTGTCCCGGCAGATGGGTGGCGGTGGCTCCGGCTCCTCGGGCGGCGGCATGGCCACCCGCGGACCCGGTGAGACCAAGATCGAGACCGACCGGCGGCGCATCCGCGAGAAGATGGCCAAGATGCGCCGGGAGATCGCGGAGATGAAGACCGGCCGCGACCTCAAGCGCCAGGAGCGACGGCGCCACAAGGTTCCGTCCGTGGCCATCGCCGGCTACACCAACGCGGGCAAGTCCTCGCTGCTCAACCGGCTCACCGGCGCCGGAGTCCTGGTGGAGAACGCCCTGTTCGCCACCCTGGACCCGACCGTCCGGCGCGCCGAGACGCCCAGCGGGCGGCTCTACACGCTCGCCGACACGGTCGGGTTCGTCCGGCACCTGCCGCACCACCTGGTCGAGGCGTTCCGCTCCACCATGGAGGAGGTCGGCGACGCCGACCTGATCGTGCACGTGGTGGACGGCTCGCACCCGGTGCCCGAGGAGCAACTGGCCGCGGTCCGCGAGGTGTTCCGCGACGTCGGCGCACTCCAGGTGCCGGAGATCGTGGTGGTCAACAAGGCTGACGCGGCCGACCCGCTGGTCCTCCAGCGGCTGTTGCGGGCCGAGAAGCACGCCATCGCGGTGTCCGCGCGCAGCGGGCAGGGCATCGACGAGCTTCTCGAGATCATCGACGACGCGCTGCCGCGCCCGCAGGTGGAGATCGAGGCCCTGGTGCCTTACACCCACGGCGGGTTGGTCTCCCGGGCGCATGCCAACGGCGAGGTGCTCTCCGAGGAGCACACCGGCGAAGGCACCCTGCTGCGGGTGCGGGTACACGAGGATCTGGCCGCCGAGCTGGCGCCGTTCACCCTCGCCGCCCAGCACTGA
- a CDS encoding trypsin-like serine peptidase — translation MPSIRRPLIAVAAAALLAGAATACGPSGSNDDAKATTSPSATAAARKTLPKLPTSLPTSLGDLKKWEQAYKDGGWKNWDKSSWLRKAQDFVNPVIDGLWSNDRMKGAGQDDKQVPADVPADQGKTDPVPAPEAARKVGSPYHDNAPAVGKLFFDSPKGPMVCSATVVDDPAHPGKSNLVWTAGHCVHAGKSGGWYRNIAFVPDYNDAGQSAAALANAGVDKLAPYGVWWADWAGTSDEWIASGSEEGGGGSPYDFAVLHVTPAKGSGGKSLQETVGAAMPVWFDAPSTTQIKTIGAWGYPAEAPYDGQRMYACQGKPGRLSLLASAPTEYRLGCTMTGGASGGGWFATMPDGKQGLVSNTSIGPITATWLAGPRLGADAKKLYDGVSKKFS, via the coding sequence ATGCCATCGATACGCAGGCCGCTGATCGCCGTGGCGGCCGCGGCACTTCTCGCGGGCGCGGCCACCGCGTGCGGGCCGTCCGGGAGCAATGACGACGCCAAGGCGACGACATCGCCGAGCGCCACCGCGGCGGCCAGGAAGACATTGCCCAAGCTGCCTACGTCACTGCCCACGAGCCTCGGCGACCTGAAGAAGTGGGAACAGGCGTACAAGGACGGCGGCTGGAAGAACTGGGACAAGTCGTCGTGGCTGCGCAAGGCCCAGGACTTCGTCAACCCGGTGATCGACGGTCTGTGGAGCAACGACCGGATGAAGGGCGCCGGTCAGGACGACAAGCAGGTGCCCGCGGATGTGCCCGCCGACCAGGGGAAGACCGACCCGGTGCCGGCGCCCGAGGCGGCCAGGAAGGTCGGCTCGCCGTACCACGACAACGCGCCGGCGGTCGGCAAGCTCTTCTTCGACAGCCCGAAGGGGCCCATGGTCTGCTCGGCCACGGTGGTCGACGATCCGGCGCACCCGGGCAAGTCGAACCTGGTGTGGACGGCCGGGCACTGCGTCCACGCGGGCAAGAGCGGAGGTTGGTACCGCAACATCGCCTTCGTGCCCGACTACAACGACGCCGGTCAGAGCGCGGCCGCGCTGGCGAACGCGGGGGTGGACAAGCTCGCGCCGTACGGCGTGTGGTGGGCGGACTGGGCCGGCACCTCGGACGAGTGGATCGCCTCCGGCTCCGAGGAGGGCGGCGGCGGTTCGCCGTACGACTTCGCGGTGCTGCACGTGACGCCCGCGAAGGGCTCCGGCGGCAAGTCGCTGCAGGAGACGGTCGGGGCGGCGATGCCGGTGTGGTTCGACGCTCCCTCGACGACGCAGATCAAGACCATCGGCGCATGGGGTTACCCGGCGGAGGCGCCTTACGACGGCCAGCGGATGTACGCCTGCCAGGGCAAGCCGGGCCGGCTGTCGCTGCTCGCCTCGGCACCGACGGAGTACCGGCTCGGCTGCACGATGACCGGCGGTGCCTCCGGTGGCGGGTGGTTCGCCACGATGCCGGACGGCAAGCAGGGGCTGGTCAGCAACACCTCGATCGGCCCGATCACGGCAACGTGGCTGGCGGGGCCCCGGCTGGGCGCGGACGCGAAGAAGCTCTACGACGGAGTGAGCAAGAAGTTCAGCTGA